The Oncorhynchus tshawytscha isolate Ot180627B linkage group LG30, Otsh_v2.0, whole genome shotgun sequence genome includes a region encoding these proteins:
- the tm4sf21a gene encoding transmembrane 4 L6 family member 5: protein MCTGKCSRCIGVTLYPLAVISIICNIILFFPGWETSYAKDGYITEEVKYMGGLVGGGLMVLVPALYIHVTGQQGCCANRCGMFLSIAFAAVGVAGALYSFIVAMLGLINGPYCRVLLLWTTPFKDRQDSYLNNRDLWGLCTAPKNVVEFNIGLFAILLVTSSLQLVLCCTQMINGLFGCLCGTCTNKGVI from the exons ATGTGTACAGGTAAATGCTCCCGGTGTATCGGGGTGACGCTATACCCGCTGGCAGTCATCTCAATCATCTGTAACATCATACTGTTCTTCCCGGGTTGGGAGACCAGTTACGCCAAAGACGGATACATCACAGAAGAGGTGAAGTACATGGGAGGACTGGTTGGAGGGGGACTAATG GTGTTGGTCCCAGCATTGTACATCCATGTTACTGGACAGCAGGGATGCTGTGCCAACCGCTGCGGG ATGTTCCTCTCCATTGCCTTTGCTGCGGTCGGGGTTGCTGGCGCCCTCTACAGTTTCATAGTGGCAATGCTTGGCCTGATTAATGGGCCCTACTGTAGAGTGCTGCTGCTCTGGACAACTCCCTTCAAAGACAG ACAGGACAGTTACCTGAACAACCGTGATCTGTGGGGATTGTGCACAGCGCCTAAAAACGTGGTGGAGTTTAACATTGGGCTGTTTGCCATCCTGCTGGTGACAAGCTCTCTGCAGCTGGTGCTCTGTTGCACCCAGATGATCAACGGGCTCTTTGGATGCCTCTGTGGAACCTGCACCAACAAAGGG GTTATTTAA